The following coding sequences are from one Helicoverpa armigera isolate CAAS_96S chromosome 2, ASM3070526v1, whole genome shotgun sequence window:
- the LOC135118513 gene encoding inositol polyphosphate 5-phosphatase E-like isoform X3 has translation MTTSPTKAKQKLSLRKRLFVKKSPKVGCFVDTDSNDEYGQSSSRPISPADPFLAQSAHSADHSIEAPHAQNVSSEPLLNNVTHSATNSHNDDDNNPKCCRTFFRRSRPKSLVDNHLSKEDARSVTGSPENNSNSISDQTICSQTKSEEIPKATVKFPKSDDAKKCFEHSGSFEGIKPKSKLFVKRLSADHLISTESKPLYRASSPESDRSSSLDRKRRTKSTIARSSSRAGSTDSLARNSLLAAQVLRLIPTQEARERNYLYGRLASHSLLGAAELEHVFPDREVRIFVGTWNMNGQPPPKELADFIFPNQVTHVPDIFAIGTQESFSERTEWEITIQEVLGPSHLLLHSYYLGTIHLMIFIRRDLIWFCSLPEDASLSVRPGTAFRTKGAVAISFALFGSTFLFVTAHLTAHQEKVKERVSDIKRIIRSIDLPKNLPCRHKSKDVTNNFDYVFWCGDLNFRLGEPRAAVLRWIEQTQFPLPHHLPHGLLHADQLTAVLEDGAAFRDFREAPITFPPTYKYDPGSQQFDTSSKQRAPAYTDRILYKARSMTSNSSSAFSGLRRISAVPVTSGVKCLAYNSVQSVCTSDHKPVWGLFSTMLRPGTDVVPLAAGLFNREVYLEGIKRRRALLDHAPGTSAVCNVQ, from the exons ATGACAACTTCACCCACAAAAGCGAAGCAAAAACTATCACTGCGAAAACgcctatttgtaaaaaaatctccGAAAGTTGGATGCTTCGTCGATACGGATTCCAACGATGAATACGGGCAGTCCTCATCGCGACCGATCTCTCCTGCTGATCCCTTCCTAGCTCAAAGTGCTCACAGTGCGGACCACAGCATAGAAGCCCCTCACGCTCAAAATGTATCATCAGAACCTTTGCTTAACAACGTTACTCATAGCGCGACAAATTCCCACAATGATGACGACAATAATCCAAAGTGTTGTAGAACATTCTTCAGACGGTCTCGCCCTAAAAGTCTGGTCGACAACCACCTTTCTAAAGAAGACGCACGTTCAGTGACTGGAAGTCCAGAGAATAATTCCAACAGTATCAGTGACCAAACAATTTGCTCTCAAACTAAATCTGAAGAAATACCCAAAGCTACAGTCAAGTTTCCTAAAAGTGATGATGctaagaaatgttttgaacattCAGGATCATTTGAAGGAATCAAGCCGAAGAGTAAATTATTTGTTAAGAGATTATCAGCTGATCATTTGATATCTACTGAGTCGAAGCCCTTATATCGGGCGTCTTCACCGGAAAGTGACAGGAGTAGTTCTTTAGATCGAAAAAGAag GACTAAGTCGACTATTGCAAGGTCATCCTCGCGTGCTGGAAGCACTGACAGCTTAGCTCGTAACTCGCTGCTTGCTGCACAGGTGCTGCGTCTCATTCCCACACAGGAGGCTCGAGAAAG gaactacttaTATGGGCGTCTAGCATCCCACTCCCTTCTAGGTGCGGCTGAATTAGAACATGTCTTCCCCGATAGGGAAGTAAGAATATTTGTAGGAACATGGAACATGAACGGACAACCACCACCAAA GGAACTAGCCGATTTCATATTCCCAAATCAAGTAACTCATGTACCAGATATATTTGCAATTGGTACACAAGAGTCGTTCTCTGAGCGTACCGAATGGGAGATCACTATACAAGAAGTATTGGGACCATCACATCTGTTGTTACATTCttattatttag GCACAATCCACTTAATGATATTCATTAGGAGAGACCTAATTTGGTTCTGTTCTCTCCCTGAAGACGCAAGCTTGTCTGTCAGACCTGGTACGGCATTTCGTACTAAAGGCGCTGTCGCTATATCCTTCGCGTTATTTGGCTccacatttttatttgtgactGCCCATTTGACTGCACATCAAGAGAAGGTCAAAGAACGAGTGTCTGATATCAAGAGGATAATTAGGTCTATCGATTTGCCAAAGAATTTGCCTTGCAGGCATAAAAGTAAAG ATGTGACCAACAATTTCGACTATGTATTTTGGTGTGGCGACCTCAACTTCAGATTGGGAGAACCCAGGGCTGCCGTGTTGCGGTGGATAGAACAAACACAG TTCCCATTGCCTCATCACCTACCGCACGGCTTGCTCCACGCGGATCAGTTGACGGCTGTACTAGAAGACGGCGCGGCTTTCCGCGACTTCAGGGAAGCTCCCATCACGTTCCCGCCTACTTATAAG TATGACCCTGGCAGTCAACAGTTTGACACATCGAGCAAGCAGCGAGCTCCGGCGTACACAGACAGAATACTGTACAAAGCGAGGTCGATGACCTCTAATTCATCCTCTGCGTTTTCTG GGTTGCGGCGCATCAGCGCAGTGCCTGTGACTTCGGGGGTCAAGTGTTTGGCATACAACTCCGTGCAGTCGGTTTGCACGAGCGACCATAAGCCTGTGTGGGGATTGTTCTCTACCATGCTGAGGCCGGGGACTGACGT TGTACCTTTGGCTGCGGGTTTATTCAATCGCGAAGTGTACCTGGAAGGTATCAAGCGCCGCCGCGCACTGCTCGACCACGCGCCCGGCACCTCTGCGGTATGTAATGTTCAATAA
- the LOC135118513 gene encoding inositol polyphosphate 5-phosphatase E-like isoform X1 yields MTTSPTKAKQKLSLRKRLFVKKSPKVGCFVDTDSNDEYGQSSSRPISPADPFLAQSAHSADHSIEAPHAQNVSSEPLLNNVTHSATNSHNDDDNNPKCCRTFFRRSRPKSLVDNHLSKEDARSVTGSPENNSNSISDQTICSQTKSEEIPKATVKFPKSDDAKKCFEHSGSFEGIKPKSKLFVKRLSADHLISTESKPLYRASSPESDRSSSLDRKRRTKSTIARSSSRAGSTDSLARNSLLAAQVLRLIPTQEARERNYLYGRLASHSLLGAAELEHVFPDREVRIFVGTWNMNGQPPPKELADFIFPNQVTHVPDIFAIGTQESFSERTEWEITIQEVLGPSHLLLHSYYLGTIHLMIFIRRDLIWFCSLPEDASLSVRPGTAFRTKGAVAISFALFGSTFLFVTAHLTAHQEKVKERVSDIKRIIRSIDLPKNLPCRHKSKDVTNNFDYVFWCGDLNFRLGEPRAAVLRWIEQTQFPLPHHLPHGLLHADQLTAVLEDGAAFRDFREAPITFPPTYKYDPGSQQFDTSSKQRAPAYTDRILYKARSMTSNSSSAFSVVSGLRRISAVPVTSGVKCLAYNSVQSVCTSDHKPVWGLFSTMLRPGTDVVPLAAGLFNREVYLEGIKRRRALLDHAPGTSAVLRGEMTATEYLQARILKHSVLCNILNIR; encoded by the exons ATGACAACTTCACCCACAAAAGCGAAGCAAAAACTATCACTGCGAAAACgcctatttgtaaaaaaatctccGAAAGTTGGATGCTTCGTCGATACGGATTCCAACGATGAATACGGGCAGTCCTCATCGCGACCGATCTCTCCTGCTGATCCCTTCCTAGCTCAAAGTGCTCACAGTGCGGACCACAGCATAGAAGCCCCTCACGCTCAAAATGTATCATCAGAACCTTTGCTTAACAACGTTACTCATAGCGCGACAAATTCCCACAATGATGACGACAATAATCCAAAGTGTTGTAGAACATTCTTCAGACGGTCTCGCCCTAAAAGTCTGGTCGACAACCACCTTTCTAAAGAAGACGCACGTTCAGTGACTGGAAGTCCAGAGAATAATTCCAACAGTATCAGTGACCAAACAATTTGCTCTCAAACTAAATCTGAAGAAATACCCAAAGCTACAGTCAAGTTTCCTAAAAGTGATGATGctaagaaatgttttgaacattCAGGATCATTTGAAGGAATCAAGCCGAAGAGTAAATTATTTGTTAAGAGATTATCAGCTGATCATTTGATATCTACTGAGTCGAAGCCCTTATATCGGGCGTCTTCACCGGAAAGTGACAGGAGTAGTTCTTTAGATCGAAAAAGAag GACTAAGTCGACTATTGCAAGGTCATCCTCGCGTGCTGGAAGCACTGACAGCTTAGCTCGTAACTCGCTGCTTGCTGCACAGGTGCTGCGTCTCATTCCCACACAGGAGGCTCGAGAAAG gaactacttaTATGGGCGTCTAGCATCCCACTCCCTTCTAGGTGCGGCTGAATTAGAACATGTCTTCCCCGATAGGGAAGTAAGAATATTTGTAGGAACATGGAACATGAACGGACAACCACCACCAAA GGAACTAGCCGATTTCATATTCCCAAATCAAGTAACTCATGTACCAGATATATTTGCAATTGGTACACAAGAGTCGTTCTCTGAGCGTACCGAATGGGAGATCACTATACAAGAAGTATTGGGACCATCACATCTGTTGTTACATTCttattatttag GCACAATCCACTTAATGATATTCATTAGGAGAGACCTAATTTGGTTCTGTTCTCTCCCTGAAGACGCAAGCTTGTCTGTCAGACCTGGTACGGCATTTCGTACTAAAGGCGCTGTCGCTATATCCTTCGCGTTATTTGGCTccacatttttatttgtgactGCCCATTTGACTGCACATCAAGAGAAGGTCAAAGAACGAGTGTCTGATATCAAGAGGATAATTAGGTCTATCGATTTGCCAAAGAATTTGCCTTGCAGGCATAAAAGTAAAG ATGTGACCAACAATTTCGACTATGTATTTTGGTGTGGCGACCTCAACTTCAGATTGGGAGAACCCAGGGCTGCCGTGTTGCGGTGGATAGAACAAACACAG TTCCCATTGCCTCATCACCTACCGCACGGCTTGCTCCACGCGGATCAGTTGACGGCTGTACTAGAAGACGGCGCGGCTTTCCGCGACTTCAGGGAAGCTCCCATCACGTTCCCGCCTACTTATAAG TATGACCCTGGCAGTCAACAGTTTGACACATCGAGCAAGCAGCGAGCTCCGGCGTACACAGACAGAATACTGTACAAAGCGAGGTCGATGACCTCTAATTCATCCTCTGCGTTTTCTG TTGTTTCAGGGTTGCGGCGCATCAGCGCAGTGCCTGTGACTTCGGGGGTCAAGTGTTTGGCATACAACTCCGTGCAGTCGGTTTGCACGAGCGACCATAAGCCTGTGTGGGGATTGTTCTCTACCATGCTGAGGCCGGGGACTGACGT TGTACCTTTGGCTGCGGGTTTATTCAATCGCGAAGTGTACCTGGAAGGTATCAAGCGCCGCCGCGCACTGCTCGACCACGCGCCCGGCACCTCTGCG
- the LOC135118513 gene encoding inositol polyphosphate 5-phosphatase E-like isoform X2 — MTTSPTKAKQKLSLRKRLFVKKSPKVGCFVDTDSNDEYGQSSSRPISPADPFLAQSAHSADHSIEAPHAQNVSSEPLLNNVTHSATNSHNDDDNNPKCCRTFFRRSRPKSLVDNHLSKEDARSVTGSPENNSNSISDQTICSQTKSEEIPKATVKFPKSDDAKKCFEHSGSFEGIKPKSKLFVKRLSADHLISTESKPLYRASSPESDRSSSLDRKRRTKSTIARSSSRAGSTDSLARNSLLAAQVLRLIPTQEARERNYLYGRLASHSLLGAAELEHVFPDREVRIFVGTWNMNGQPPPKELADFIFPNQVTHVPDIFAIGTQESFSERTEWEITIQEVLGPSHLLLHSYYLGTIHLMIFIRRDLIWFCSLPEDASLSVRPGTAFRTKGAVAISFALFGSTFLFVTAHLTAHQEKVKERVSDIKRIIRSIDLPKNLPCRHKSKDVTNNFDYVFWCGDLNFRLGEPRAAVLRWIEQTQFPLPHHLPHGLLHADQLTAVLEDGAAFRDFREAPITFPPTYKYDPGSQQFDTSSKQRAPAYTDRILYKARSMTSNSSSAFSGLRRISAVPVTSGVKCLAYNSVQSVCTSDHKPVWGLFSTMLRPGTDVVPLAAGLFNREVYLEGIKRRRALLDHAPGTSAVLRGEMTATEYLQARILKHSVLCNILNIR; from the exons ATGACAACTTCACCCACAAAAGCGAAGCAAAAACTATCACTGCGAAAACgcctatttgtaaaaaaatctccGAAAGTTGGATGCTTCGTCGATACGGATTCCAACGATGAATACGGGCAGTCCTCATCGCGACCGATCTCTCCTGCTGATCCCTTCCTAGCTCAAAGTGCTCACAGTGCGGACCACAGCATAGAAGCCCCTCACGCTCAAAATGTATCATCAGAACCTTTGCTTAACAACGTTACTCATAGCGCGACAAATTCCCACAATGATGACGACAATAATCCAAAGTGTTGTAGAACATTCTTCAGACGGTCTCGCCCTAAAAGTCTGGTCGACAACCACCTTTCTAAAGAAGACGCACGTTCAGTGACTGGAAGTCCAGAGAATAATTCCAACAGTATCAGTGACCAAACAATTTGCTCTCAAACTAAATCTGAAGAAATACCCAAAGCTACAGTCAAGTTTCCTAAAAGTGATGATGctaagaaatgttttgaacattCAGGATCATTTGAAGGAATCAAGCCGAAGAGTAAATTATTTGTTAAGAGATTATCAGCTGATCATTTGATATCTACTGAGTCGAAGCCCTTATATCGGGCGTCTTCACCGGAAAGTGACAGGAGTAGTTCTTTAGATCGAAAAAGAag GACTAAGTCGACTATTGCAAGGTCATCCTCGCGTGCTGGAAGCACTGACAGCTTAGCTCGTAACTCGCTGCTTGCTGCACAGGTGCTGCGTCTCATTCCCACACAGGAGGCTCGAGAAAG gaactacttaTATGGGCGTCTAGCATCCCACTCCCTTCTAGGTGCGGCTGAATTAGAACATGTCTTCCCCGATAGGGAAGTAAGAATATTTGTAGGAACATGGAACATGAACGGACAACCACCACCAAA GGAACTAGCCGATTTCATATTCCCAAATCAAGTAACTCATGTACCAGATATATTTGCAATTGGTACACAAGAGTCGTTCTCTGAGCGTACCGAATGGGAGATCACTATACAAGAAGTATTGGGACCATCACATCTGTTGTTACATTCttattatttag GCACAATCCACTTAATGATATTCATTAGGAGAGACCTAATTTGGTTCTGTTCTCTCCCTGAAGACGCAAGCTTGTCTGTCAGACCTGGTACGGCATTTCGTACTAAAGGCGCTGTCGCTATATCCTTCGCGTTATTTGGCTccacatttttatttgtgactGCCCATTTGACTGCACATCAAGAGAAGGTCAAAGAACGAGTGTCTGATATCAAGAGGATAATTAGGTCTATCGATTTGCCAAAGAATTTGCCTTGCAGGCATAAAAGTAAAG ATGTGACCAACAATTTCGACTATGTATTTTGGTGTGGCGACCTCAACTTCAGATTGGGAGAACCCAGGGCTGCCGTGTTGCGGTGGATAGAACAAACACAG TTCCCATTGCCTCATCACCTACCGCACGGCTTGCTCCACGCGGATCAGTTGACGGCTGTACTAGAAGACGGCGCGGCTTTCCGCGACTTCAGGGAAGCTCCCATCACGTTCCCGCCTACTTATAAG TATGACCCTGGCAGTCAACAGTTTGACACATCGAGCAAGCAGCGAGCTCCGGCGTACACAGACAGAATACTGTACAAAGCGAGGTCGATGACCTCTAATTCATCCTCTGCGTTTTCTG GGTTGCGGCGCATCAGCGCAGTGCCTGTGACTTCGGGGGTCAAGTGTTTGGCATACAACTCCGTGCAGTCGGTTTGCACGAGCGACCATAAGCCTGTGTGGGGATTGTTCTCTACCATGCTGAGGCCGGGGACTGACGT TGTACCTTTGGCTGCGGGTTTATTCAATCGCGAAGTGTACCTGGAAGGTATCAAGCGCCGCCGCGCACTGCTCGACCACGCGCCCGGCACCTCTGCG
- the LOC135118514 gene encoding uncharacterized protein LOC135118514 yields the protein MHFIYKISPNNTWQTEFYGTWNAKHRFQKSPRFFEPTSLRRLDIDGYEISICYVLTNNESVNHLSDGLDDHIDTITKVNFPTTNHLLDFLNAKRKYIFANTWGYRVNGSWNGMTGYLVRGEVEVGGSPMFFTFERVSIVDYIASPTPTRSKFVFQQPKLSYENNLFLLPFNTTVWYSTIALVFIIYLVLLLVTKWEWKKTQDLLETREKDAGVLRANVVDIIVLIFGAACQQGSPSELKGSLGRVVMLVLFLALMFLYTSYSANIVALLQSSSSHIKTLEDLLHSRIKFGVHDTVFNRYYFSTATEPIRKAIYEKKVAPPGTTPRFMTMDEGVIQMRKGLFAFHMETGVGYKFVGKYFNEGEKCGLREIQYLQVIDPWLAVRKNTPFREMFKIGVSPNSEWNIEYYGVWSADYGLNKSDKTIQSNVMRRKDFKGEPLTASSVVEDKRTTLSDLITLRHILVDTVAKSTFRSINPLFDFLNASRRILFNDTWGYKVNGTWNGMIGEINTGKAELCGMVTFMSVERLKILEYFTNPTPVTVKIVFRKPPLSYQNNLFLLPFTTGVWICLGAFVLIMIVVLYINTKWDIKKYEQFNEQNMDQTCLPPTWSDITIFVLSAISQQGSSNELKGTLGRLVMFIVFLAFLFLYTSYSANIVALLQSTSNQIRTLSDLLNSKLELGVEDVPYNRYYFSPAQSASDPIKKAIYETKVAPRGKPNFLTLEEGVKAMQKRPFAFNMNTGTGYRIVSALFQEHEKCGLQEIEYYQNAKAWLCSGKNSPFGEMFKVGYIRIQEHGLTDRENRLAYAKKPVCSVMGSSFDSVNMVDFYPVCLMLLYGMILAFVLLVIEILAHRHQMRKHNQEPDVTQLQ from the exons AGACGATCACATTGATACAATTACGAAAGTGAATTTCCCCACGACCAACCATTTGCTGGATTTCCTTAATGCTAAAAGGAAATACATTTTTGCCAACACTTGGGGTTATCGCGTTAATGGCTCTTGGAACGGAATGACTGGCTACTTAGTTAGGGGCGAAGTGGAAGTCggag GATCACCAATGTTCTTCACATTCGAGCGTGTCTCCATAGTAGACTACATAGCGAGTCCAACACCAACGCGATCAAAATTCGTATTTCAACAACCGAAGCTGTCGTATGAAAACAATTTGTTCCTTCTGCCTTTCAACACGACTGTGTGGTATAGCACCATAGCTTTGGTTTTCATAATATACTTGGTGCTTCTTCTGGTAACAAAATGGGAGTGGAAGAAAACACAAGATTTATTAGAAACG CGGGAAAAAGACGCAGGCGTACTGAGGGCCAATGTCGTTGATATTATCGTTTTAATATTTGGGGCTGCGTGTCAACAAGGAAGTCCTTCTGAGCTGAAAG GGTCGTTAGGTCGAGTGGTAATGTTGGTGCTGTTCCTAGCTCTGATGTTCCTCTACACCTCCTATTCAGCTAACATCGTAGCTCTTCTCCAATCCAGTTCATCGCATATCAAGACTCTGGAAGATTTACTCCATTCCAGAATCAAATTCGGCGTTCATGATACTGTTTTCAACAGATATTATTTCTCG ACTGCTACTGAACCAATACGTAAAGCAATATATGAGAAGAAAGTGGCTCCACCTGGTACAACACCACGTTTTATGACTATGGATGAGGGAGTTATACAAATGCGAAAG GGACTATTTGCATTTCACATGGAAACTGGAGTGGGTTACAAATTCGTTGGGAAATATTTCAATGAAGGTGAAAAATGCGGGCTTAGAGAAATACAGTATTTGCAAGTAATTGATCCTTGGCTGGCCGTCAGAAAGAACACACCTTTCCGGGAGATGTTCAAAATTGG AGTATC ACCTAACTCTGAGTGGAATATAGAATACTATGGGGTTTGGTCGGCTGATTACGGACTGAACAAGTCGGATAAGACTATCCAAAGTAATGTAATGAGACGGAAGGATTTCAAGGGAGAACCTTTGACCGCTTCTTCTGTCGTTGAAGATAAGAGAACTACTTTAAGTGATTTAATAACTCTTAG ACACATCTTAGTGGATACAGTTGCTAAGAGCACTTTTCGTAGTATCAATCCCCTGTTTGACTTTTTAAATGCGTCCAGAAGAATACTCTTTAATGATACTTGGGGCTACAAGGTTAATGGTACTTGGAACGGAATGATTGGAGAAATAAACACGGGGAAAGCAGAATTATGtg GTATGGTCACATTCATGTCAGTAGAACGCTTGAAGATTTTGGAATACTTTACGAACCCGACTCCTGTTACCGTGAAGATCGTCTTTAGGAAGCCTCCTCTCTCATATCAGAacaatttgtttcttttacCATTCACAACTGGTGTTTGGATCTGTCTGGGTGCATTTGTTCTCATAATGATAGTTGTActgtacataaatacaaaatggGATATCAAGAAATATGAACAGTTTAACGAG CAAAATATGGACCAAACTTGCTTGCCACCAACTTGGAGCGATATCACTATTTTCGTACTCAGCGCCATATCTCAACAAGGGAGCTCTAATGAGTTGAAAG GGACACTTGGCCGCCTTGTAATGTTCATAGTGTTCTTAGCGTTCCTTTTTTTGTACACGTCATATTCTGCGAATATCGTTGCACTATTGCAGTCGACCTCCAATCAGATCCGAACGCTTTCTGATTTGTTGAATTCAAAATTGGAACTCGGTGTTGAGGATGTGCCTTACAATAGATATTACTTTtcg cCCGCACAGAGTGCCAGTGACCCAATCAAAAAGGCAATATATGAAACGAAAGTCGCACCAAGAGGTAAACCAAACTTCTTGACTCTTGAAGAAGGTGTTAAAGCTATGCAAAAG AGACCGTTTGCCTTCAATATGAATACAGGCACTGGGTACCGAATCGTATCAGCGTTATTCCAAGAGCACGAAAAATGTGGACTTCAAGAAATTGAATACTATCAAAACGCGAAAGCTTGGCTGTGTAGCGGCAAGAACTCGCCTTTTGGCGAAATGTTTAAAGTCGG GTATATCAGGATCCAGGAGCACGGTTTGACTGACAGGGAAAACCGTTTAGCTTACGCCAAGAAACCGGTTTGCTCCGTAATGGGTAGCAGCTTTGATTCAGTCAATATGGTGGATTTCTACCCGGTGTGTCTCATGCTGCTCTATGGAATGATCCTGGCTTTTGTCTTGCTGGTCATCGAGATTTTGGCGCATCGTCATCAGATGAGGAAGCACAATCAAGAACCAGATGTTACACAGcttcaataa
- the LOC135118513 gene encoding inositol polyphosphate 5-phosphatase E-like isoform X4, with protein MTTSPTKAKQKLSLRKRLFVKKSPKVGCFVDTDSNDEYGQSSSRPISPADPFLAQSAHSADHSIEAPHAQNVSSEPLLNNVTHSATNSHNDDDNNPKCCRTFFRRSRPKSLVDNHLSKEDARSVTGSPENNSNSISDQTICSQTKSEEIPKATVKFPKSDDAKKCFEHSGSFEGIKPKSKLFVKRLSADHLISTESKPLYRASSPESDRSSSLDRKRRNYLYGRLASHSLLGAAELEHVFPDREVRIFVGTWNMNGQPPPKELADFIFPNQVTHVPDIFAIGTQESFSERTEWEITIQEVLGPSHLLLHSYYLGTIHLMIFIRRDLIWFCSLPEDASLSVRPGTAFRTKGAVAISFALFGSTFLFVTAHLTAHQEKVKERVSDIKRIIRSIDLPKNLPCRHKSKDVTNNFDYVFWCGDLNFRLGEPRAAVLRWIEQTQFPLPHHLPHGLLHADQLTAVLEDGAAFRDFREAPITFPPTYKYDPGSQQFDTSSKQRAPAYTDRILYKARSMTSNSSSAFSVVSGLRRISAVPVTSGVKCLAYNSVQSVCTSDHKPVWGLFSTMLRPGTDVVPLAAGLFNREVYLEGIKRRRALLDHAPGTSAVLRGEMTATEYLQARILKHSVLCNILNIR; from the exons ATGACAACTTCACCCACAAAAGCGAAGCAAAAACTATCACTGCGAAAACgcctatttgtaaaaaaatctccGAAAGTTGGATGCTTCGTCGATACGGATTCCAACGATGAATACGGGCAGTCCTCATCGCGACCGATCTCTCCTGCTGATCCCTTCCTAGCTCAAAGTGCTCACAGTGCGGACCACAGCATAGAAGCCCCTCACGCTCAAAATGTATCATCAGAACCTTTGCTTAACAACGTTACTCATAGCGCGACAAATTCCCACAATGATGACGACAATAATCCAAAGTGTTGTAGAACATTCTTCAGACGGTCTCGCCCTAAAAGTCTGGTCGACAACCACCTTTCTAAAGAAGACGCACGTTCAGTGACTGGAAGTCCAGAGAATAATTCCAACAGTATCAGTGACCAAACAATTTGCTCTCAAACTAAATCTGAAGAAATACCCAAAGCTACAGTCAAGTTTCCTAAAAGTGATGATGctaagaaatgttttgaacattCAGGATCATTTGAAGGAATCAAGCCGAAGAGTAAATTATTTGTTAAGAGATTATCAGCTGATCATTTGATATCTACTGAGTCGAAGCCCTTATATCGGGCGTCTTCACCGGAAAGTGACAGGAGTAGTTCTTTAGATCGAAAAAGAag gaactacttaTATGGGCGTCTAGCATCCCACTCCCTTCTAGGTGCGGCTGAATTAGAACATGTCTTCCCCGATAGGGAAGTAAGAATATTTGTAGGAACATGGAACATGAACGGACAACCACCACCAAA GGAACTAGCCGATTTCATATTCCCAAATCAAGTAACTCATGTACCAGATATATTTGCAATTGGTACACAAGAGTCGTTCTCTGAGCGTACCGAATGGGAGATCACTATACAAGAAGTATTGGGACCATCACATCTGTTGTTACATTCttattatttag GCACAATCCACTTAATGATATTCATTAGGAGAGACCTAATTTGGTTCTGTTCTCTCCCTGAAGACGCAAGCTTGTCTGTCAGACCTGGTACGGCATTTCGTACTAAAGGCGCTGTCGCTATATCCTTCGCGTTATTTGGCTccacatttttatttgtgactGCCCATTTGACTGCACATCAAGAGAAGGTCAAAGAACGAGTGTCTGATATCAAGAGGATAATTAGGTCTATCGATTTGCCAAAGAATTTGCCTTGCAGGCATAAAAGTAAAG ATGTGACCAACAATTTCGACTATGTATTTTGGTGTGGCGACCTCAACTTCAGATTGGGAGAACCCAGGGCTGCCGTGTTGCGGTGGATAGAACAAACACAG TTCCCATTGCCTCATCACCTACCGCACGGCTTGCTCCACGCGGATCAGTTGACGGCTGTACTAGAAGACGGCGCGGCTTTCCGCGACTTCAGGGAAGCTCCCATCACGTTCCCGCCTACTTATAAG TATGACCCTGGCAGTCAACAGTTTGACACATCGAGCAAGCAGCGAGCTCCGGCGTACACAGACAGAATACTGTACAAAGCGAGGTCGATGACCTCTAATTCATCCTCTGCGTTTTCTG TTGTTTCAGGGTTGCGGCGCATCAGCGCAGTGCCTGTGACTTCGGGGGTCAAGTGTTTGGCATACAACTCCGTGCAGTCGGTTTGCACGAGCGACCATAAGCCTGTGTGGGGATTGTTCTCTACCATGCTGAGGCCGGGGACTGACGT TGTACCTTTGGCTGCGGGTTTATTCAATCGCGAAGTGTACCTGGAAGGTATCAAGCGCCGCCGCGCACTGCTCGACCACGCGCCCGGCACCTCTGCG